A window of the Arachis duranensis cultivar V14167 chromosome 5, aradu.V14167.gnm2.J7QH, whole genome shotgun sequence genome harbors these coding sequences:
- the LOC107490687 gene encoding nuclear poly(A) polymerase 1, whose amino-acid sequence MVIHGLSNLSNGQQRLGITEPISLAGPTEYDVIKTRELEKYLQDAGLYESQEEAVVREEVLGRLDQIVKTWVKTISHAKGLNDQLVHEANAKIFTFGSYRLGVHGPGADIDTLCVGPRHATREEDFFGELHKMLLEMPQVTELHPVPDAHVPVMKFKFNGISVDLLYARLALWVIPEDLDISQDSILQNADEQTVLSLNGCRVTDQVLRLVPNIQNFRTTLRCMRFWAKRRGVYSNVSGFLGGINLALLVARICQLYPNALPNMLVSRFFRVYTQWRWPNPVMLCAIEEGSLGLPIWDPRRNPRDRYHLMPIITPAYPCMNSTYNVTSSTLRIMSQEFQRGSEICEEMEAGDADWDTLFERYPFFEAYKNYLRIDIAAENADDLRQWKGWVESRLRQLTLKIERHTYGMLQCHPHPGEFSDKSRPFHHCYFMGLQRKQGVPVNEGEQFDIRLTVDEFKHSINAYTLLKPGMGIHVSHVKRRNIPNFVFPGGVRPSHPSKITWDSKRSSELRVSGQNGQAEMSQGAVSGADDGRKRKRSEDNMDDNSKVSKSLTSLTPFSREVHEDRTFISASSACSVKFDETEVNNMGDQKSEKPSLQFPSGDSETNGSLRINRELDPILPVTDTSISNEEKLSSDKIISGPYEAHQHQAFPEEPEELEDNNAGSNQVRDNRDNSDSSISKLAVSEHPVISKETCSTQLCTNGGMEELEVNHLLLLKFGRFRLSYSSIYATLVDSRYQFFMNCVQLFLLIFLKILSNLYDSYNYKLGWI is encoded by the exons ATGGTGATCCATGGATTGAGCAATCTCAGTAATGGTCAACAAAGATTAGGCATAACTGAGCCTATTTCATTGGCTGGACCAACTGAGTATGATGTGATCAAGACCCGGGAACTTGAGAAG TACTTGCAAGATGCTGGATTATATGAGAGTCAGGAGGAGGCAGTGGTTAGGGAGGAAGTTCTTGGCAGGCTAGACCAG ATTGTGAAGACATGGGTTAAAACCATAAGCCATGCAAAGGGACTCAATGATCAACTGGTGCATGAAGCAAATGCCAAGATTTTCACCTTTGGCTCATATCGGCTAGGG GTACATGGCCCCGGAGCTGATATAGACACTCTTTGTGTGGGACCTAGACATGCAACCCGAGAA GAGGATTTCTTTGGTGAGCTACATAAGATGCTATTGGAGATGCCACAGGTAACAGAGTTGCACCCTGTGCCTGATGCTCATGTCCCTGTGATGAAATTCAAGTTCAATGGAATTTCTGTAGATCTCCTGTATGCAAGATTAGCTTTGTGGGTTATTCCTGAG GACTTAGATATATCGCAAGATTCAATATTGCAAAATGCAGATGAACAAACTGTTCTTAGTCTTAATGGTTGCAGAGTAACTGATCAAGTCTTACGTTTGGTTCCTAATATTCAG AATTTTCGCACCACATTGAGATGCATGAGGTTTTGGGCAAAGCGTCGTGGTGTTTATTCAAAT GTTTCAGGTTTTCTTGGTGGTATAAACTTGGCATTGCTTGTTGCCCGAATATGCCAGCTATATCCTAATGCACTGCCTAATATGTTAGTGTCTCGATTCTTTAGGGTATATACTCAGTGGCGGTGGCCTAATCCAGTCATGCTTTGTGCTATTGAAGAAGGATCTCTTGGACTTCCTATTTGGGATCCTAGAAGAAATCCCAGGGATAGATATCATTTGATGCCTATAATTACTCCTGCTTATCCTTGCATGAACTCTACCTACAATGTGACATCAAGTACTTTGCGTATTATGTCACAGGAATTTCAGAGGGGAAGTGAAATATGTGAG GAAATGGAGGCAGGAGATGCTGATTGGGACACCCTTTTTGAGCGTTATCCCTTTTTTGAAGCTTACAAGAATTATCTACGGATTGACATTGCTGCGGAGAATGCGGATGATCTCAGACAATGGAAGGGCTGGGTCGAATCTCGCCTCCGGCAGTTGACACTGAAG ATCGAGAGGCACACTTATGGCATGCTTCAATGTCATCCACACCCTGGTGAATTTTCTGACAAATCTAGACCTTTCCATCATTGTTACTTTATGGGACTTCAGCGTAAGCAAGGAGTTCCAGTGAATGAAGGTGAACAATTTGATATAAGGCTAACCGTTGACGAATTCAAGCACTCTATTAATGCATATACTCTATTGAAACCTGGAATGGGCATCCATGTTTCCCATGTGAAACGACGTAATATACCTAACTTCGTATTTCCTGGCGGTGTCCGACCTTCCCACCCATCTAAAATAACTTGGGACAGTAAACGAAGTTCTGAATTAAGGGTTTCTGGCCAGAATGGCCAAGCAGAAATGTCTCAAGGAGCTGTATCTGGAGCAGATGACGGGAGGAAGAGAAAACGATCAGAGGACAACATGGATGATAACTCGAAGGTTTCCAAGTCCTTAACATCTTTAACGCCCTTCAGCCGGGAAGTTCACGAAGATAGAACTTTTATTAGCGCTTCCAGTGCTTGTTCTGTGAAGTTTGATGAGACTGAAGTTAACAATATGGGTGACCAAAAGAGTGAGAAACCTTCTTTACAATTTCCGTCTGGGGATAGTGAGACCAATGGATCATTGAGAATCAACAGAGAACTCGACCCTATACTTCCCGTTACTGATACATCTATTTCTAATGAAGAAAAGCTATCCAGTGACAAGATCATATCTGGTCCATATGAAGCACATCAACATCAAGCATTTCCAGAAGAACCTGAAGAGCTTGAAGACAATAATGCGGGTAGTAATCAAGTTAGAGACAATAGAGACAACTCGGACTCTTCAATCTCAAAGTTGGCTGTCTCGGAACATCCAGTTATTTCCAAGGAAACATGTTCGACTCAGTTATGCACTAATGGGGGCATGGAGGAGCTTGAGGTTAACCACTTATTATTGCTTAAATTTGGAAGATTTAGATtgtcatattcttcaatttatgCAACACTTGTAGATTCTAGATACCAGTTTTTCATGAATTGCGTGCAATTATTCCTGCTAATATTTCTCAAAATTCTGTCAAATCTGTATGACAGCTATAATTACAAGTTAGGTTGGATCTAA